GTTGATTTGTTGTCTCATTTGCTGCTCATGAGTGCACTGATACTGCATTTCTTTAGTTGAAAAGTTGGTTCAAATATTGTTTCCAAACCCAGAATTAAGCTACAACAATTCAAAGAAAAAAACCAAAAGATCCTTTGAatttaaacattttattttcttgAGCACAACGGGACATTTTCCAATAAAGATATATTTCAAATTCACATTGAAGATCTACACCCCTTAACAATAACTGTCTCAAAGTCTCATCTTTATGTGTCTTTTAGCAGATCTTGAAGGAAGTCAGTTTGAAGTCTCCTGCGATTCGGACGTAGTTGATGACGTCCACGTTCTCACGGTTTGGAAACTGCAGCTGCTGTCCGTCAGGAAGCTCCACCTCAAACACGTCTCCAGCCAGCGTCAACTCCAGCTGAAATAGAAAAGACTATAAGAAAGGAATCTGAGAAAATCTAACAACGCTCCCAAAAAACCTGAAATGGTTGATGTAATCTGGTTTAGGAAATGCACTTCAAGAGAAAACGACTCCATTGGACTCATTAATGTCACTATGTAACTCTGGCTTTtatctattggctagtgctccaacacattgtacatgataggctaaggggcgggacatctctaagaggttgaccaatcacaacagagtcagccagctaaccaatcagagcagactgggctctggtttcagacagagggtgaaaagaagtgctgcagcatgagaaaaataaagagctttttgaacattaaagcacgaGACGtgtagtagagacactacatgctgatatgaaCCTCAGAGTTCCTCACCTCGACCTCTCCTCCCCGGTGTGGAGGGTTGTGTGTGTCCCGGACCTCATCGCCCCAAGACCCACCAGACTTTGAGTTGCAAACAATAACGGAACCATCAGCGTCGTCATCATAACGGGGATTAAAGTGCAGCGCGATGTCGTCCGTACCACAGCCCAGCTCGATCTTGAAACTGGATGGATCAGGGATTATAAACAGAGGTTTCATATTATATAATCACAAGGCTACTTTAAGAGACATGTGGTTTAAAAAGGTGTGGAAATGTAACCTTAAAGAAGAAGTATTGTAATACTAAACAGATgttttagggctgtcagtcgattcaaatatttaatcgcatggTTGTCCAaagttaatcgcacattttttatctgttctaaatgtaccttagaggaatatttttcaagtttttaatactcttatcaacatatgagtggacaaatatgctttatgctaatgtttattatttcatttcaaacctttatttaaccagattggtcccattgagatcatagatctctttttcaagggagacctgcaattcaaattatcatttgaacaatgacaaatattctcatgaatattaaacacaacaacctgaacattacaaatattcgcctcaattcaacctggaacctctcatacaataatacaatacaaatggtgtgtgtgtgtgtgtgtgtgtgtgtgtgtgtgtgtgtgtgtgtgtgtgtgtgtgtgtgtgtgtgtgtgtgtgtgtgtgtgtgcgtgtgtgtgtgtgtgtgtgtgtgtgtgcgtgtgtgatggatcgttggagccatgtgcaactcaaggcatatgctcgaacggaagctgcctggacgctgcaatcatgttgcactatccgtgctgagtgtgctgacttctcctacaatgtcccgctgtctgcttcctgcatcaagtcaagtgctcggcgcagttgtgtggatagagcgctcctctgttttcagcagctagctagcaccagatgctaacaacaacaatgcacgtaaggtctctctctcgctcgggccacacacacacacacaccctcccggtcctcccggtgGCCAGGCggggcctgccggtgagcgtggaagtgtggtctgccacaagcgggcggcaggagcggggctgtcagcagatggtattttaaactcgatgcgctctgaaactacggggcggccgaggaaaaaagatacacatgcgttaattgcgttaaaataattgttaGGGTAATTATtgacctagactcctagatatgacgtacaggaccaaccctgacgtctgtttatctcctttaaggacataggctgcttgagccataatgttattgttcccattctgtgaccggtcaacactagagaggcttctcaatactcaaatttcccctcctcgactcccctcctcgactcccctcctcgagacttagtcccgcccacaggagatgcgagcggaggaccgaggaggggaaccggggaaagaggaggggaagcagcagacgtttaaagaaatgagaactcctctcctctgagcggtcatattaaagcgacgtccgttcattattacgtggcaacagctgcatcagctgtcgagtgttttgtcatattttataatctctgttagatcagctgaacattgttcccccacatatttaccttgaattcattgagagtgcggtataatgagacaataacaggctacagatgcggacacacgcacacaaatatatttatataaatatatgcaatttaaagtatgagagcactctcataataacgtaacacaatcagagactggatatatcccccccccccccctctctctctggtcgctgaaatggggaattgaaattacgggccaaaagttgtatttgcaagtattaaaagtaagcagaggacaccaaaccaactgagacctgtctgtccgccgcatctgcgcacacactgtaccacacacacacctacacactgtacaggacatacctacacactgtaccacacacacacacacacacacacacacagtaccacacacacacacctacagctcctaaagcataaacaggctacagccgttgtgtattttagtatgtgaagcactaaatgttcttagaaaaatatggactctttgtttgtagatatctactaaactaaagcaaataaagagagtaggtctgttatactgagtgatatttattttacacactgctctgctttctgcaggacctcacagctgttctcactgtaaacatcgcgttgcgatgagagcagtttctaaaataatatccaggggatgcatgcagagctgtcattggctgagataagtccggccgtgtgtcacgcctccaccgttcccggaaatgcatccgcggaggagccgtggaggaaccatcagtgtatcctcggttagagctcctccagagagcctcctcgacgctcgatcctcggtcctcggtgtgcatttagagaaatgagacgtccttcaaaatggcgcgctgaaattcatttccgggtcactaccggaggaccgaggagtcgaggagtcgagggggggaaatttgagtattgagaagcctcttaggtcacagatggtctgttgttgtgggtgcactgggacacttccttctttgttgtttgtggactccagggtatgacatcctcgaggccataagtgacggacgcaagagactcagtgtgcccaactggttaaactatcttttcaaaatatgttgatgactctgtgaaaccagttcaatgggctgacgagagagaggcgctccagaattgacgtggcaactctcccgtgcagtctcaccgtgactgctgtgattgtgatgtgactcctccggccgtaactccaaataaacctccagtgtttgacatcaaagctcctgctctaccgtgtctctttcctgagtcggtgactcccactgcattgatgctacacagaagtttccactacaataattagtggcgttaattttttttggcgttaacgcgttaacttgacagcaaGATGAGGGTTTTAGGAACATAACAAAACTGACCTGAAGTTAAGAGGAAGAAAGAAAACGTACTTACCAAAGTATTTTTTTTCCACACTCATAAGAAGGTGATAAAAACAGCATCCGTACAATTTATTGTTGTTTTCCAGTACCCCTTTAAAATGTCCTATGTCACTCAGTCTAGCGCGCTGACTTGTAGGATGAGCCTACTTGCAAGAATTTAAGATCCTTAAGAGGATTACTAAACAAATATTGTGTGCATTTATTGTTCACCCATCATTCTCTTAAGTTGCAACAAAACAACTTATTCAAgttttaaaagtattttgtttccAGAATGCATTTGTTAATGCAGATGACCATATTATCATATTTAGTTTAAAAGGTTGTACTAAATATGTGTTGTGTGTTTGGTTTGCTTACCTCTCGGCATCACGCTGAATGATCCCCTTCACTTTCAGCCTGTCTCCGTCCGTCAGACTCAGGTGCTTCATTTCAAGTAGCTGAGAAACACAGAAATTAAAGTTGTAAACAATTTATTGGGAAAATTACAGAAGGCTGTTTGTCATAATAGTATTAGAGTTGTATTCAACCAATTACAGGCTGCAAACACATGCTCTGTTCATAAGGCAGTACAGTTAAAGACTAAACAAAGCAGATGACCTTACCATGGTGATAGTGGGTGTTAGTGAACACTCCTGCAGCTGATGGAAGATGGGCTTTCTGCACTTTCACTGGAAGACAAAATGTAAGTAGTAAGAAGACTGTGAAGCTACTCTTAATTTATAATGTGAAGCACTGCTGTTGGACTAAATAATATTGAAAATGAGATTAATCACAGAGAGGATTTTGAGTAGCAGCTGCCCCTGTGATACTGTGATGTGTTTATAAAAACTACTCCGTCaagaactttgaaaaatatatcaaGATTGGGAGCCATTGTTTCCATTGAGGAGGGTCTGCAA
This portion of the Pseudochaenichthys georgianus unplaced genomic scaffold, fPseGeo1.2 scaffold_1114_arrow_ctg1, whole genome shotgun sequence genome encodes:
- the LOC117440669 gene encoding galectin-2-like, whose translation is MLLEMKHLSLTDGDRLKVKGIIQRDAESFKIELGCGTDDIALHFNPRYDDDADGSVIVCNSKSGGSWGDEVRDTHNPPHRGGEVELELTLAGDVFEVELPDGQQLQFPNRENVDVINYVRIAGDFKLTSFKIC